From the genome of Phytohabitans rumicis, one region includes:
- a CDS encoding acetylating acetaldehyde dehydrogenase — MADRHGVPTSVDGIDAVLARAEHIDLVFDATSAEDATRHWSIVEPTGLPFVDLTPAHLGKFCVPAINLDSCLDEQYLSMVTCAGQAAVPMAYCMAEAAEGIDYLELATATASATVGPGTRANLDEFVHTTEQAILEFSGVRRAKTVVIINPADPGIVMRNTIAVPPTERIDLDVLRASVDTMEKLIKSYVPGYRVAVPPVATGDRIMLMAEVEGRGDWFPRYAGNLDIITCAAIAVAEARAERRRS, encoded by the coding sequence CTGGCCGACAGGCACGGTGTGCCCACGAGCGTGGACGGCATCGACGCGGTCCTCGCCCGCGCGGAACACATCGACCTGGTCTTCGACGCGACCTCGGCGGAGGACGCCACCCGCCACTGGTCGATCGTCGAACCCACCGGGCTGCCGTTCGTCGACCTCACGCCGGCGCACCTCGGCAAGTTCTGCGTGCCGGCCATCAACCTGGACAGCTGCCTCGACGAGCAGTACCTCAGCATGGTCACCTGCGCGGGACAGGCGGCCGTGCCGATGGCCTACTGCATGGCGGAGGCCGCCGAGGGGATCGACTACCTGGAGCTCGCCACGGCCACCGCCTCGGCCACCGTCGGCCCCGGGACGCGGGCCAACCTCGACGAGTTCGTGCACACCACCGAGCAGGCGATCCTCGAGTTCTCCGGGGTACGCCGCGCCAAGACCGTGGTGATCATCAATCCCGCTGATCCCGGCATCGTCATGCGCAACACCATCGCGGTGCCGCCCACCGAACGCATCGACCTGGACGTCCTGCGCGCGTCCGTCGACACGATGGAGAAGCTGATCAAGTCGTACGTCCCCGGCTATCGCGTCGCCGTCCCGCCGGTGGCCACCGGCGACCGCATCATGCTCATGGCCGAGGTCGAGGGCCGCGGAGACTGGTTCCCGCGCTACGCCGGGAACCTCGACATCATCACGTGCGCCGCCATCGCGGTTGCTGAGGCGCGTGCGGAACGGAGGCGGTCATGA
- the dmpG gene encoding 4-hydroxy-2-oxovalerate aldolase encodes MNGATRRGLSICDTTLRDGNHAVAHQLGRADISAYARAAEAAGVDVVEVGHGNGLGASSIQVGMAALSDADMLRTAKAELRTARLGVLSIPGFASVERDLKPALDYGVDEVRVGAHCTEADVTRQQVTMLRAMGVTVKGMLLMSHMVSAAKLVEQARIMQSYGAEAVVLMDSAGAYTPEKVREKVGELVEKLDIEVGFHAHNNLGMSVVNSMAAVQAGATIVDVTARGFGAGAGNAPIELVAANLHVEQIETRIQLFGALDAADVAQEHFVKHVPTNDSVTIASGIAGVFSGFAAPVRRASARFGVDPRKILLELGNRRVVAGQEDTIIEVAMSLAAEQEALSLV; translated from the coding sequence ATGAACGGCGCAACCCGACGCGGACTGAGCATCTGCGACACGACCCTGCGCGACGGCAACCACGCCGTCGCCCACCAACTCGGCCGCGCGGACATCAGCGCCTACGCCCGGGCGGCCGAGGCCGCCGGCGTGGACGTCGTCGAGGTCGGCCACGGCAACGGACTCGGCGCCTCGTCCATCCAGGTCGGCATGGCCGCGCTCAGCGACGCCGACATGCTGCGGACGGCCAAGGCCGAGCTGCGTACGGCCCGGCTCGGCGTGCTGTCCATCCCCGGGTTCGCCAGCGTCGAGCGCGACCTCAAGCCCGCATTGGACTACGGCGTGGACGAGGTGCGGGTCGGCGCGCACTGCACCGAGGCGGACGTCACCCGGCAGCAGGTCACGATGCTGCGGGCCATGGGCGTCACCGTCAAGGGCATGCTGTTGATGAGCCACATGGTCTCCGCGGCAAAACTTGTGGAACAGGCACGGATCATGCAGAGCTACGGCGCCGAGGCGGTCGTGCTGATGGACTCCGCCGGCGCGTACACGCCGGAGAAGGTCCGCGAAAAGGTCGGCGAACTCGTCGAGAAACTCGACATCGAGGTCGGTTTCCACGCGCACAACAACCTTGGCATGTCGGTCGTCAACAGCATGGCGGCGGTCCAGGCCGGAGCCACCATTGTGGACGTCACCGCGCGCGGCTTCGGCGCCGGCGCGGGCAACGCGCCGATCGAGCTCGTCGCGGCGAACCTGCACGTGGAGCAGATCGAGACCCGCATCCAGCTCTTCGGGGCGCTCGACGCGGCCGACGTGGCACAGGAGCACTTCGTCAAACACGTACCCACCAACGACAGCGTCACCATCGCCAGCGGGATCGCCGGCGTGTTCTCCGGTTTCGCCGCGCCGGTGCGGCGGGCGAGCGCCCGCTTCGGCGTCGACCCCCGCAAGATCCTGCTGGAGCTCGGCAACCGCCGGGTGGTGGCGGGTCAGGAAGACACCATCATCGAGGTCGCCATGTCGCTCGCCGCCGAGCAGGAGGCGTTGAGCCTCGTCTGA
- a CDS encoding methyltransferase: MQRHSSLENAADLAAVAALLQIGAEIGVDQLLDSGGTFSAADLAKVADLPQAGTDDYLAALVAAGLVVDTEIPNRFQVAEDYPDWRYASGYVSWSLSANGPFLDHAREFLVDRDAAARAHQRNGRRVAVSSRWIGARAFYPPIVDRVAAAGARHVADLGAGAGGLLIKLLGQDPARTGVALDCSGAACAAAREAAVAAGVDGRLQVVERTVESLVDDQGPVEGANVVLACFVMHDIVADAAVAKGVLGACRDALAPGGFMAVADAVSYASQPAERKFSALFTYLHASFMSVTLPTEGQWLDTFQAAGFSKTEYVPLGTPGARLFVAVK; encoded by the coding sequence ATGCAACGCCATTCCTCGCTCGAGAACGCGGCCGACCTGGCCGCGGTCGCCGCGCTGCTGCAGATCGGCGCGGAGATCGGAGTCGACCAACTGCTGGACTCGGGCGGCACGTTCAGCGCCGCGGATCTGGCCAAGGTGGCCGACCTCCCGCAGGCCGGCACCGACGACTACCTGGCCGCGCTGGTCGCCGCGGGACTCGTCGTGGACACGGAGATCCCGAACAGGTTCCAGGTGGCCGAGGACTACCCGGACTGGCGGTACGCGTCCGGATACGTGTCCTGGAGCCTGAGCGCGAACGGCCCGTTCCTCGACCACGCGCGGGAGTTCCTGGTCGACCGCGACGCGGCCGCCCGGGCCCATCAGCGGAACGGACGCCGGGTGGCGGTCAGCTCACGGTGGATCGGCGCGCGGGCGTTCTATCCACCGATCGTCGACCGGGTCGCCGCGGCCGGTGCCCGCCACGTGGCAGACCTCGGCGCCGGCGCCGGCGGGTTGCTCATCAAGCTCCTGGGGCAGGACCCGGCGCGTACCGGCGTGGCGCTCGACTGCAGCGGCGCCGCGTGTGCCGCGGCGCGGGAGGCCGCCGTCGCCGCGGGCGTGGACGGCCGGCTCCAGGTCGTCGAGCGCACGGTCGAGTCCCTTGTGGACGATCAGGGACCGGTCGAGGGCGCGAACGTCGTGCTCGCGTGCTTCGTCATGCACGACATCGTGGCGGACGCCGCGGTGGCCAAGGGCGTCCTGGGCGCCTGCCGCGACGCGCTCGCGCCCGGCGGGTTCATGGCGGTCGCGGACGCGGTCTCGTACGCGTCCCAGCCCGCCGAGCGGAAGTTCAGCGCGCTGTTCACCTACCTGCACGCCAGCTTCATGAGCGTGACCCTCCCGACCGAGGGACAGTGGCTGGACACGTTCCAGGCCGCGGGCTTCTCGAAGACCGAGTACGTGCCGCTCGGCACCCCCGGCGCCCGGCTCTTCGTGGCGGTCAAATAA
- a CDS encoding 2-keto-4-pentenoate hydratase yields MTTALSLHRELAWELWTAARTLQAVPPVSTRHPDLDLADAYAIQSEVREMDLASGAVLAGLKIGATSEAIQSMFGIDHPDFGYLTDRMVLADGADLDLSRFIAPKVEGEIAFRFAEDVAGPDVTAHDVLAATAEVLPALEVLDSRIQDWRIGLVDTVADNASSALAVVGAGVPPGTTDLAAARMQLRSRHVVQEGRGSAVLGHPAESVACLVRILSGFGTGIKAGQLVLSGSWAAAVDLVPGDTVRASFGPLGSVSLTT; encoded by the coding sequence ATGACCACCGCGCTGTCCCTGCACCGCGAGCTCGCGTGGGAACTCTGGACGGCGGCACGGACACTTCAGGCCGTGCCGCCGGTCTCTACCCGGCATCCGGACCTCGACCTGGCCGACGCGTACGCCATCCAGAGCGAGGTCCGCGAGATGGACCTGGCGTCCGGTGCGGTCCTGGCCGGACTCAAGATCGGGGCGACGAGCGAGGCGATCCAGTCGATGTTCGGCATCGACCATCCCGACTTCGGCTACCTGACCGACAGAATGGTGCTCGCCGACGGTGCGGACCTCGACCTGAGCCGGTTCATCGCGCCGAAGGTCGAGGGCGAGATAGCGTTCCGGTTCGCCGAGGACGTCGCCGGCCCGGACGTGACCGCGCACGACGTGCTGGCCGCCACCGCGGAGGTCCTGCCGGCGCTGGAAGTGCTCGACAGCCGGATCCAGGACTGGCGGATCGGCCTCGTCGACACCGTCGCCGACAACGCCTCGTCGGCGCTGGCCGTGGTCGGCGCCGGCGTCCCGCCCGGCACCACCGACCTGGCCGCCGCGCGGATGCAGCTGCGCAGCCGCCACGTCGTGCAGGAGGGGCGAGGCTCGGCCGTGCTGGGACATCCGGCCGAGTCCGTGGCATGCCTTGTCCGCATCCTGTCCGGGTTCGGCACCGGGATCAAGGCCGGGCAGCTCGTGCTCTCCGGCTCCTGGGCCGCGGCCGTGGACCTCGTGCCGGGTGACACCGTGCGGGCCTCCTTCGGCCCGCTGGGTTCGGTGTCGCTGACCACCTAG
- a CDS encoding phosphopantetheine-binding protein: MTDDTLVAPVDLTDLITEAYRETLSNASLDADSDFFEAGGDSLAAFQVTARLRDAIGVEVPVALVFSYPSPADLASVVATERAY, encoded by the coding sequence ATGACCGACGACACGCTCGTCGCCCCAGTCGACCTCACGGATCTGATCACCGAGGCATACCGCGAGACGCTGTCCAACGCCAGCCTCGACGCCGACAGCGACTTCTTCGAGGCCGGCGGTGACTCGCTGGCCGCCTTCCAGGTGACCGCCCGGCTGCGGGACGCCATCGGGGTCGAGGTGCCGGTGGCGCTGGTCTTCTCCTACCCGTCGCCGGCCGACCTGGCCAGCGTCGTGGCGACCGAACGGGCGTACTGA
- a CDS encoding amino acid adenylation domain-containing protein, whose translation MTTFVHELPEYDVPAVVTPGACLTYRQLGQRVRRLAQVLAARGVGPERVCVVALERGLDPIVAIAAVVRTGAAFLAVDVDLPDRRIAAFARGAHAMVTSPGLAGRFAGLGLPAPVLLDGDIIDGGVECSQAALPDTVAPRSLAYVSHTSGSTGTPNAVHIEHRWLHPYLRFIARDYGLGPDTVALQLAPLGFDAAIRDTFAPLVAGGTLVVLPRATLLRPEELFAALGRYRINTMLSATPSYLSFLAGQPRAAEHLRGLRLVATTGEAVRPFLAAGGRPLIPGRVVNQYGPTEATMTATRFKVPAEPEAADIIGRPIDGVPVRLLDADLNEVPPGADGEICIGGPGVARGYGDAPALTAARFVPDPDGPPGARLYRTGDLARRRPDGTLEFRGRRDRQIKIRGYRVDPGEIEGALLSLPEVTGAAVTTAADRQARPYLVAHLTGDLGAVTDASLRFHLARILPPHMMPRRFDRLDRFPTTRTGKIDRLALAGVHR comes from the coding sequence ATCACCACATTCGTCCACGAACTCCCGGAGTACGACGTGCCCGCCGTCGTCACGCCCGGTGCCTGCCTGACGTACCGTCAGCTGGGCCAGCGGGTACGACGACTGGCCCAGGTCCTGGCCGCCCGCGGCGTCGGCCCCGAACGGGTGTGCGTGGTCGCGCTGGAACGCGGCCTCGACCCGATCGTGGCGATCGCCGCCGTCGTACGGACCGGGGCGGCGTTCCTCGCGGTGGACGTCGATCTGCCCGACCGGCGGATCGCGGCGTTCGCCCGCGGCGCCCACGCGATGGTGACCAGCCCCGGGCTGGCCGGCCGGTTCGCCGGACTCGGCCTGCCCGCACCCGTCCTGCTCGACGGCGACATCATCGACGGCGGCGTCGAATGCTCGCAGGCGGCGCTCCCGGACACGGTGGCGCCCCGGTCGCTCGCCTACGTCAGCCACACCTCCGGGTCCACCGGCACGCCGAACGCCGTCCATATCGAGCACCGGTGGCTGCACCCGTACCTGCGCTTCATCGCCCGCGACTACGGGCTCGGGCCGGACACCGTCGCGCTGCAGTTGGCGCCGCTCGGCTTCGACGCGGCGATCCGGGACACCTTCGCGCCGCTGGTGGCCGGCGGGACGCTGGTCGTGCTGCCGCGGGCCACGCTGCTGCGACCGGAGGAGCTCTTCGCCGCCCTCGGCAGGTACCGGATCAACACGATGCTGAGCGCGACCCCGTCGTACCTGAGCTTCCTGGCCGGGCAGCCGCGCGCCGCGGAGCATTTGCGGGGCCTACGCCTGGTCGCTACCACCGGTGAGGCGGTGCGGCCCTTCCTCGCCGCCGGTGGCCGGCCGCTCATCCCCGGCCGCGTGGTCAACCAGTACGGGCCGACCGAGGCCACGATGACGGCCACGCGGTTCAAGGTGCCCGCCGAGCCTGAGGCGGCCGACATCATCGGCCGGCCCATCGACGGCGTACCGGTCCGGCTGCTCGACGCCGACCTCAACGAGGTACCGCCGGGAGCCGACGGCGAGATCTGCATCGGCGGACCCGGAGTCGCCCGCGGCTACGGGGACGCACCGGCGCTGACCGCCGCGCGGTTCGTCCCCGACCCGGACGGCCCGCCCGGCGCACGCCTCTATCGCACGGGCGACCTGGCCCGCCGCCGCCCCGACGGCACCCTGGAGTTCCGCGGTCGCCGTGATCGCCAGATCAAGATCAGGGGGTACCGGGTCGACCCGGGCGAGATCGAGGGCGCCCTGCTGTCCCTCCCCGAGGTGACCGGGGCGGCCGTTACGACGGCGGCGGACCGGCAGGCCCGCCCGTACCTGGTCGCGCACCTGACCGGCGACCTGGGCGCGGTCACCGACGCCTCGCTGCGCTTTCACCTGGCCCGGATCCTGCCGCCGCACATGATGCCCCGCCGGTTCGACCGGCTGGACCGATTTCCCACGACCCGAACCGGAAAGATCGATCGGCTCGCCCTCGCCGGCGTGCACCGGTGA
- a CDS encoding lantibiotic dehydratase: MPDAVMLAGGWRLWRQFALRGPGFPAEGVLRLAPAGLGEAADKFGDGSCGAAMSGPDWDAFAASFGAAAVRTARSLQQIAAQSAFQAAVAWQNRTVLGSGIAPFLAWQPSEKGRTSMPRQREELVAQYWQRFCVKNDTIGFFGPVGWGRFDASRPGIEVEPGDRLIAGSEVYFSSWAIDALARTIEAVPGVRRWLPPRRVPFVRVTGGEVTMPGCPPVPITLDAHQVLDLCDGTRLPARIAVTTGRPLSSVLETLGELLRRRLIVWRIEVPTSAHPDRELRRRLEAIGEADLRAAALGKLEVLERAREGLRPIVRDPAALVPALTAMESSFIELTRSAAQRDKSAKTAPCRALAYSDSRRAATVRVGHAVQDSLAPLSLCLTAARWLVHRFAEVAQDRIRAEYEKVRAGRSTVDLSELWMRCMPNPYLGAADDAERISQRMRQRWTDIIAAPAGARRVHRASADIADKVREAFDEPGRGWSLARYMSPDVFLVASDAAAAARGEVDVVLGEMHVGTNTLTQSLFVMQHPDAAELFAETDVDYPGPRLMPMLPKESMLLRWSTRNRHALIREQDYLVGPVDYTAAPDRPRTLMGADVRVAERDGELVAVLPDGTVFDLLDVFGHALTNQVMNRFALRPVGDHTPRITLDRLVVSRETWRFAAADLDFAAEKSEPRRFVLARRWRDAHDVPRFVFVVSPTEPRPFYVDFDSPVYVNILAKAARRLYRADPAAALTVTEMLPTPQQTWLTDERGARYCAELRLVAVDQNGS; encoded by the coding sequence ATGCCTGACGCGGTGATGCTGGCGGGCGGCTGGCGCCTCTGGCGCCAGTTCGCCCTGCGGGGCCCCGGCTTCCCGGCCGAGGGCGTGCTCCGCCTCGCCCCGGCGGGGCTGGGCGAGGCCGCCGACAAGTTCGGCGACGGTAGCTGCGGTGCGGCCATGTCCGGCCCCGACTGGGACGCGTTCGCGGCGTCCTTCGGGGCGGCGGCCGTGCGCACCGCGCGGTCGCTGCAACAGATCGCGGCCCAATCCGCCTTCCAGGCCGCGGTGGCCTGGCAGAACCGGACCGTCCTGGGTTCCGGCATCGCGCCGTTCCTGGCCTGGCAGCCGTCGGAGAAGGGGCGGACCAGCATGCCCCGCCAGCGCGAGGAACTCGTCGCGCAGTACTGGCAGCGCTTCTGCGTGAAGAACGACACCATCGGCTTCTTCGGGCCGGTCGGCTGGGGCCGGTTCGACGCGAGCCGCCCAGGCATCGAGGTCGAACCCGGCGACCGCCTCATCGCCGGATCCGAGGTGTACTTCTCCAGCTGGGCGATCGACGCCCTGGCCCGGACGATCGAGGCGGTCCCGGGTGTGCGGCGCTGGCTGCCGCCGCGGCGGGTGCCCTTCGTACGGGTCACCGGCGGCGAGGTCACCATGCCGGGCTGCCCGCCGGTGCCGATCACCCTTGACGCCCATCAGGTCCTGGACCTCTGCGACGGCACCCGCCTGCCCGCCCGCATAGCGGTGACGACCGGCCGGCCGCTGTCGTCCGTGCTGGAGACCCTGGGTGAGCTGCTGCGGCGACGCCTCATCGTCTGGCGGATCGAGGTGCCGACCAGCGCCCACCCGGACCGCGAGCTGCGCCGGCGCCTGGAGGCCATCGGCGAGGCGGACCTCCGCGCGGCGGCCCTCGGCAAGCTCGAAGTCCTCGAGCGCGCACGCGAAGGACTGCGGCCGATCGTGCGCGACCCGGCGGCGCTGGTGCCGGCGCTCACCGCGATGGAGTCCTCGTTCATCGAGCTGACCCGGTCGGCGGCGCAGCGGGACAAGAGCGCGAAGACCGCACCGTGCCGCGCGCTGGCCTACTCCGACTCCCGGCGCGCCGCGACCGTGCGGGTGGGGCACGCCGTCCAGGACTCCCTGGCCCCGCTGTCGCTGTGCCTGACCGCCGCCCGTTGGCTGGTCCACCGGTTCGCCGAGGTGGCACAGGACCGCATCCGTGCGGAGTACGAGAAGGTGCGCGCCGGGCGATCCACTGTAGACCTATCCGAGCTGTGGATGCGGTGCATGCCCAACCCGTACCTGGGCGCCGCCGACGACGCCGAGCGGATCAGCCAGCGAATGCGGCAACGCTGGACGGACATCATCGCCGCACCGGCCGGCGCCCGCCGGGTGCACCGCGCCAGCGCCGACATCGCCGACAAGGTCCGGGAGGCGTTCGACGAGCCCGGCCGCGGCTGGAGCCTTGCCCGGTACATGAGCCCCGACGTCTTCCTCGTCGCCTCCGACGCGGCCGCCGCGGCACGCGGCGAGGTCGACGTGGTGCTCGGCGAGATGCACGTGGGCACGAACACGCTGACCCAGTCGCTGTTCGTCATGCAGCATCCCGACGCCGCCGAGCTGTTCGCCGAGACCGACGTCGACTACCCCGGTCCGCGGCTGATGCCGATGCTGCCCAAGGAGTCCATGCTGCTGCGGTGGTCGACGCGGAACCGCCACGCGCTGATCCGCGAGCAGGACTACCTCGTCGGGCCGGTCGACTACACGGCCGCCCCGGACCGGCCGCGCACGCTGATGGGTGCCGACGTCCGCGTGGCGGAGCGGGACGGCGAGCTTGTCGCGGTGCTGCCCGACGGCACCGTCTTCGACCTGCTGGACGTGTTCGGCCACGCGCTGACCAACCAGGTGATGAACCGCTTCGCCCTGCGGCCGGTCGGCGACCACACCCCGCGCATCACCCTCGACCGGCTGGTGGTCAGCCGCGAGACCTGGCGCTTCGCGGCGGCCGACCTGGACTTCGCGGCCGAGAAGTCCGAGCCGCGGCGCTTCGTGCTGGCCCGCCGCTGGCGGGACGCACACGACGTGCCCCGGTTCGTGTTCGTCGTGTCCCCCACCGAACCCCGACCGTTCTATGTGGACTTCGACAGCCCAGTTTACGTGAACATCCTGGCCAAGGCGGCCCGCCGGCTGTACCGCGCCGACCCGGCGGCCGCGCTGACGGTCACCGAGATGCTGCCGACGCCGCAGCAGACGTGGCTGACCGACGAGCGGGGCGCCCGCTACTGCGCCGAGCTGCGGTTGGTCGCCGTGGACCAGAACGGGAGCTGA
- a CDS encoding ornithine carbamoyltransferase, with protein MPNRRHLISLDDLDDDDLSWIVRRGAWYASGGHAEPLRDDIVALLFRNTSTRTRTAFSAGALRLGARLITYGPDDLQLNTGETTGDTAAVLSRMVDVLVVRSANGEEVREYATSSRMGVVNAMSAAEHPTQALADLTTMSRHFGAVDGLRVLYVGEGNNTASALCLGLTRFPGTELHLRTPPGYGVAPSFVERAELLAKASDARIEQRHDMDDLPEVDVVYTTRWQTTGTTKPTADWRVRFAPFQVNQAVMDRCPAAVFMHDLPAHRGEEVTAEVLDGPASIAFDQAENKFHSGRSVLEWCSGRTGGKDLDPCLTR; from the coding sequence ATGCCGAACCGCCGCCACCTCATCTCCCTCGACGACCTGGATGACGACGACCTGTCCTGGATCGTGCGGCGTGGTGCCTGGTACGCCTCCGGCGGACACGCCGAGCCGCTGCGCGACGACATCGTGGCACTGCTGTTCCGCAACACCTCCACGCGCACCCGGACCGCGTTCTCCGCCGGCGCGCTCCGCCTCGGGGCGCGACTGATCACGTACGGACCGGACGACCTCCAGCTGAACACCGGCGAGACCACCGGGGACACCGCGGCCGTGCTGTCGCGCATGGTGGACGTCCTCGTGGTACGCAGCGCGAACGGCGAGGAAGTGCGCGAGTACGCCACCTCCAGCCGGATGGGTGTCGTCAACGCGATGAGCGCGGCCGAGCACCCGACCCAGGCGCTCGCCGACCTCACCACGATGAGCCGGCACTTCGGCGCGGTGGACGGCCTGCGCGTGCTCTACGTCGGCGAGGGAAACAACACCGCGAGCGCGCTGTGTCTGGGACTCACCCGCTTTCCCGGCACCGAGCTGCACCTGCGCACACCGCCGGGCTACGGCGTGGCGCCGTCCTTCGTCGAACGCGCCGAGCTGCTCGCCAAGGCCAGCGACGCCCGGATCGAGCAGCGCCATGACATGGACGACCTGCCGGAGGTCGACGTCGTCTACACCACGCGCTGGCAGACCACCGGTACGACGAAACCCACCGCCGACTGGCGGGTCAGGTTCGCCCCGTTCCAGGTCAACCAGGCGGTGATGGACCGGTGTCCGGCCGCGGTGTTCATGCACGACCTGCCGGCCCACCGCGGCGAGGAGGTCACCGCCGAGGTGCTCGACGGGCCGGCGAGCATCGCGTTCGACCAGGCCGAAAACAAGTTCCACAGTGGACGATCGGTGCTGGAGTGGTGCTCCGGGCGTACTGGTGGAAAGGACCTCGACCCATGCCTGACGCGGTGA
- the ectB gene encoding diaminobutyrate--2-oxoglutarate transaminase, producing the protein MTSTLAAAEPLIDDFSVFEELESNVRTYCRKFPAVFHRAKGAELYTEDARVFIDFFCGAGTLNFGHNNDFIKRRLTDYLDDDGLMHGLDMYTQAKREFLTAFADTVLRPRGLSYKVQFCGPTGTDAVEAALKLARKATGRTGLFAFTGAYHGMSRGSLAVTGSRSARRAGGISGQDVTFLPYEDGPQGTFDSISLMERLLADPSSGVDVPAAVIVEPLQMEGGVYPASPDWLRRLRAITERYGILLILDEIQAGCGRTGRFFCFEHAGIVPDLVTVSKAIGGYGLPMSLVLFRHGLDVWQPGEHTGTFRGNQLAFVAATAACDLWRQEGFQTGLATAANRLAQFGRDLAAEHPAIAVRGKGMALGIDLAAAGGGERAEQVQRYAFNNGVVVELCGRHDEVIKILPPLTIDLARLDRGLSVLRDALLRADLAGTR; encoded by the coding sequence ATGACGAGCACACTGGCCGCGGCCGAACCGCTGATCGACGACTTCTCGGTCTTCGAGGAGCTGGAGTCCAACGTCCGCACGTACTGCCGGAAGTTTCCCGCGGTCTTCCACCGGGCCAAGGGCGCCGAGCTGTACACGGAGGACGCGCGGGTATTCATCGACTTCTTCTGCGGCGCCGGCACACTGAACTTCGGCCACAACAACGACTTCATCAAGCGCCGGCTGACCGACTACCTCGACGACGACGGCCTGATGCACGGCTTGGACATGTACACACAGGCCAAGCGCGAGTTCCTGACCGCGTTCGCGGACACCGTCCTGCGCCCGCGCGGACTGAGCTACAAGGTCCAGTTCTGCGGCCCGACCGGCACCGACGCCGTGGAGGCGGCGCTCAAGCTGGCCCGCAAGGCGACCGGCCGGACCGGGCTCTTCGCGTTCACCGGCGCGTACCACGGAATGTCCCGCGGCTCGCTCGCCGTCACCGGCAGCCGCAGCGCCCGTCGCGCCGGCGGGATCAGCGGGCAGGACGTCACGTTCCTGCCCTATGAGGACGGTCCACAGGGGACGTTCGACTCGATCTCGCTGATGGAGCGGTTGCTGGCCGACCCGTCGTCCGGTGTCGACGTGCCGGCCGCGGTCATCGTCGAGCCGCTGCAGATGGAAGGCGGGGTCTACCCCGCCTCGCCCGACTGGCTACGCCGGCTGCGGGCCATCACCGAGCGGTACGGCATCCTGCTCATCCTGGACGAGATCCAGGCCGGCTGCGGGCGGACCGGGCGGTTCTTCTGTTTCGAGCACGCCGGGATCGTGCCCGACCTGGTCACCGTCTCCAAGGCGATCGGCGGCTACGGCCTGCCGATGTCGCTGGTGCTCTTCCGCCACGGCCTCGACGTGTGGCAGCCCGGCGAGCACACTGGCACGTTCCGCGGCAACCAGCTGGCGTTCGTCGCCGCCACGGCCGCCTGCGACCTGTGGCGGCAGGAGGGGTTCCAGACCGGCCTGGCCACCGCCGCGAACCGCCTGGCCCAGTTCGGCCGGGACCTCGCCGCCGAGCACCCCGCCATCGCCGTCCGGGGCAAGGGGATGGCCCTCGGCATCGACCTCGCCGCGGCCGGCGGCGGCGAACGCGCCGAGCAGGTGCAGCGCTACGCCTTCAACAACGGCGTGGTGGTGGAACTGTGCGGACGCCACGACGAGGTCATCAAGATCCTGCCCCCGCTGACCATCGACCTCGCCCGGCTCGACCGCGGCCTGAGCGTCCTGCGGGACGCGCTGCTGCGGGCCGACCTGGCTGGCACCCGGTAG
- a CDS encoding response regulator transcription factor has product MGGPVTVNVIAPDPVLESGTIAALSGSPDVAVVTRDEPASVTVVIGDDVDDVILDIVRTTRASNHRPAIVVLATNMAPAQALQTIASGARGLLWRREANGDRLTRAVLAAATGDCTVSPEMLDRLLDVDGPGRSDPPEGGLSERERAVLAMVAEGRETDEIARALCYSTRTVTSVVHDITHRFRLRNRAHAVAYALRAGLL; this is encoded by the coding sequence ATGGGCGGCCCGGTCACGGTCAACGTGATAGCACCGGATCCGGTATTGGAGTCCGGGACCATCGCGGCACTGAGCGGCTCCCCCGACGTCGCCGTGGTGACCCGCGACGAACCGGCGTCGGTCACGGTGGTCATCGGAGACGATGTCGACGACGTGATCCTCGACATCGTCCGGACCACGCGCGCCAGCAACCACCGCCCGGCGATCGTCGTCCTGGCCACGAACATGGCGCCGGCGCAGGCGCTGCAGACGATCGCGTCCGGCGCGCGCGGGCTGCTCTGGCGCCGCGAGGCCAACGGCGACCGGCTCACCCGGGCCGTCCTGGCGGCCGCGACCGGTGACTGCACCGTGTCACCGGAGATGCTCGACCGGCTGCTCGATGTGGACGGTCCGGGCCGATCGGACCCACCGGAGGGTGGCCTGAGCGAGCGGGAACGGGCGGTGCTGGCCATGGTGGCCGAGGGTCGGGAAACCGACGAGATCGCGCGGGCACTGTGCTACTCGACCCGGACGGTGACCAGTGTCGTGCACGACATCACGCACCGGTTCCGGCTCCGCAACCGGGCCCACGCGGTCGCGTACGCGCTGCGCGCCGGACTGCTCTGA